One stretch of Flavobacterium sp. 9 DNA includes these proteins:
- a CDS encoding ferritin-like domain-containing protein yields the protein METKKLFTFSDTVTKENIKEVMQQAIALELATIPTYLSTYYSINRAQDQDALYAKIHAQLSQSGKLSPAKIDELAQELKVDVLVYSNKAAALIMSVVIEEMLHLALACNVKQAVCQTAPDLMGIGKILSFPTQLDGHIPEFQINAAKLSLNQLTTFLQIESPEPFEDPYKDKQLLNTIEYKTIGKLYELIIACIKEDFPGPYDYRPQLLPPDDSGNARPFYSQNSMNTVHYDRDHNPQFANADDSGGLLGVYDANSAIEAIGRIIEQGEGQSNDKPQHILEWGENKMPVPLEIVDGKAVFLPGDYDDSGKELAHFAKFLEAYSFGGYYQEKFSKIHGLDDFFSYFVYDTDASPKIADYTASNNKALALCSELGNAVFAYILLMIEACYYKDESTQYDLFMYGIHKSMIWLLSGVGNQINKYTYAKDNAAYRGALTFEPYLFEQSSLRPKAQIMNLVDQLATADSSWSWATDPKYNNYFPALPDVGLDYSIVADVPKVPSTPYTHHS from the coding sequence ATGGAAACCAAAAAACTTTTTACATTCTCGGATACGGTAACAAAAGAGAATATCAAGGAAGTAATGCAACAGGCAATTGCGCTTGAACTTGCTACTATCCCAACGTATTTATCTACCTATTATTCGATAAACAGAGCACAGGATCAGGACGCATTGTATGCTAAAATCCACGCTCAGCTTTCTCAATCAGGCAAACTTAGTCCTGCAAAAATTGATGAATTGGCACAAGAACTGAAAGTAGACGTATTGGTTTATTCCAATAAAGCCGCAGCTTTAATCATGAGCGTTGTTATCGAAGAAATGCTACACCTTGCTCTCGCATGCAATGTTAAACAAGCGGTTTGTCAAACCGCACCGGATCTTATGGGAATTGGAAAAATATTATCATTTCCAACACAATTAGACGGACATATTCCAGAGTTTCAAATTAATGCTGCAAAATTATCATTAAATCAATTGACTACTTTCTTGCAGATAGAAAGCCCTGAACCATTTGAAGATCCTTACAAAGACAAACAATTATTAAATACAATTGAATATAAGACTATTGGTAAATTGTATGAATTAATTATTGCATGTATAAAAGAAGATTTCCCCGGACCATATGATTACAGACCACAATTGCTTCCTCCGGATGATTCAGGAAATGCGAGACCATTCTATTCTCAAAATTCCATGAATACGGTACATTATGACCGAGACCACAATCCTCAGTTTGCAAATGCTGATGACAGTGGTGGACTTCTTGGAGTATATGATGCTAATTCAGCAATTGAAGCTATAGGACGCATTATTGAACAGGGAGAAGGACAAAGTAATGACAAACCACAACATATCTTAGAATGGGGTGAAAATAAAATGCCTGTTCCATTGGAAATTGTTGATGGAAAGGCAGTTTTTTTGCCAGGTGATTATGATGATTCCGGAAAAGAACTTGCTCATTTTGCCAAATTTCTGGAAGCCTACAGTTTTGGTGGTTACTATCAGGAAAAGTTTAGTAAAATTCACGGCTTAGACGATTTCTTTAGCTATTTTGTATATGATACTGATGCTAGTCCTAAAATAGCCGATTATACTGCTTCAAATAACAAAGCACTGGCATTATGTTCAGAATTGGGTAATGCCGTTTTTGCTTACATTCTTTTAATGATTGAAGCCTGCTATTACAAAGATGAAAGTACCCAATACGATTTATTCATGTACGGTATTCATAAATCGATGATCTGGCTTTTAAGCGGTGTTGGAAACCAAATCAACAAATACACTTATGCCAAAGACAATGCAGCTTACAGAGGGGCTTTGACATTTGAACCTTATTTGTTTGAGCAAAGTTCCCTAAGACCCAAAGCACAAATTATGAATTTAGTTGATCAATTGGCTACAGCAGATTCTAGCTGGAGTTGGGCAACAGATCCTAAATACAACAATTATTTTCCAGCTCTGCCAGATGTAGGACTAGATTATAGCATTGTAGCCGATGTTCCTAAAGTACCAAGTACACCTTATACTCACCATTCTTAA